The following coding sequences lie in one Notolabrus celidotus isolate fNotCel1 chromosome 20, fNotCel1.pri, whole genome shotgun sequence genomic window:
- the rhbdf1a gene encoding inactive rhomboid protein 1 isoform X4 gives MRYGKLKPQVIREMDLPSQDNISLTSTETPPPLYVPSSQHGMQKIVDPLARGRAFRMVEEVDGYSVPQTPITPGAASLCSFTSSRSGLNRLPRRRKRESVAKMSFRAAAALVKGRSLRDSTLRRAQRRSFTPASFMEEDMVDFPDELDTSFFARDILMQEELSTYTDEVFESPSEAAMKDAEPSSKKDETELTGSALDKTELERSHLMLPLERGWRKAKEGTPGPPKVPLRQEVVSVTGQRRGQRIVVPVKKLFAREKRPYGLGMVGKLTNRTYRKRIDSYVKRQIEDMDDHRPFFTYWITFVHLLITILAVCIYGIAPVGFSQHETVDSVLRNKGVYENVKFVQQENFWIGPGSESLIHLGAKYSPCMRQDKQVHDLIRKKRAVERNSACCVRNDRSGCVQTSEEECSSTLAVWVKWPKHSSVPKLNGTDRQHGSVCHQDPRICLEPASVSPHDWPDDITKWPICTRYNTGNHTNLPHIDCTITGRPCCIGTKGRCEITSREYCDFMMGYFHEEATLCSQVHCMDDVCGLLPFLNPEIPDQFYRLWLSLFLHAGILHCLVSVAFQMTILRDLEKLAGWLRISIIYIISGITGNLASAIFLPYRAEVGPAGSQFGILACLFVELFQSWQILAQPWRAFTKLLCVVLFLFAFGLLPWIDNFAHISGFISGFFLSFAFLPYISFGRMDLYRKRCQIIVFLLVFVGLFSGLVVLFYVYPIKCEWCELLTCIPFTDKFCEKYDLNAHLH, from the exons ATGCGCTACGGGAAGCTGAAACCGCAGGTGATCCGAGAGATGGATTTGCCCAGCCAGGACAACATCTCCTTAACCAGCACGGAGACCCCGCCTCCTCTCTACGTCCCCTCCTCCCAGCATGGCATGCAGAAG ATTGTGGACCCACTGGCACGAGGGCGAGCCTTTCGTATGGTAGAGGAGGTAGATGGCTACAGTGTGCCTCAGACCCCCATCACCCCCGGTGCTGCCTCGCTATGCTCCTTCACCAGCTCCCGCTCAGGTCTCAACCGACTGCCTCGACGACGGAAGAGGGAGTCTGTGGCGAAGATGAGTTTCAGGGCGGCTGCAGCGCTAGTAAAG GGGCGCTCATTACGAGACAGCACTCTACGACGGGCCCAAAGACGGAGCTTCACCCCAGCCAGCTTCATGGAGGAGGACATGGTGGACTTTCCTGATGAACTCGACACATCTTTCTTTGCCAGA GATATTCTGATGCAGGAGGAGCTGTCCACGTACACAGACGAGGTGTTTGAGAGTCCATCTGAGGCAGCCATGAAAGACGCGGAGCCCAGCAGCAAGAAGGACGAGACCGAGCTGACAGGCAGCGCCCTGGATAAGACTGAGCTGGAGAGAAGTCATCTCATGTT ACCTCTGGAGCGAGGCTGGCGTAAAGCCAAAGAAGGAACTCCTGGACCACCAAAGGTGCCCTTACGGCAGGAGGTGGTGAGTGTGACGGGTCAGCGGCGCGGTCAGCGCATAGTTGTACCTGTCAAGAAGCTGTTTGCCCGAGAAAAGAGGCCTTATGGATTGGGCATGGTCGGGAAGCTCACAAACCGCACCTACCGGAAGCGTATTGACAGCTACGTCAAGAGGCAGATAGAGGACATGGATGACCACAG GCCTTTTTTTACCTACTGGATCACATTTGTCCATTTACTTATCACTATCCTGGCTGTATGCATCTATGGTATTGCACCAGTGGGCTTCTCCCAGCATGAGACAGTTGATTCT GTTTTAAGAAACAAAGGGGTGTATGAAAATGTCAAGTTTGTACAGCAGGAGAACTTTTGGATCGGGCCGGGTTCG GAATCTCTGATCCACTTGGGGGCCAAATACTCTCCATGCATGCGGCAGGACAAGCAAGTGCATGATCTTATCAGGAAAAAGAGAGCTGTTGAACGCAACTCTGCCTGCTGTGTGCGAAACGATCGCTCCGGCTGTGTCCAAACCTCAGAGGAGGAATGCTCG AGTACTCTAGCTGTGTGGGTGAAGTGGCCGAAGCATTCCAGCGTTCCTAAGTTAAATGGTACAGACAGACAGCATGGCTCTGTGTGCCACCAGGATCCCAG GATATGTTTAGAGCCTGCCTCAGTATCACCTCATGACTGGCCTGATGACATCACAAAGTGGCCG ATTTGCACCAGGTACAACACAGGGAACCACACCAACCTGCCTCACATAGACTGTACCATCACAGGCCGACCCTGCTGCATTGGAACCAAAGGGAG GTGTGAAATCACATCTCGGGAGTATTGTGACTTCATGATGGGCTACTTTCATGAGGAGGCTACACTCTGCTCTCAA GTGCATTGCATGGATGATGTCTGTGGACTCTTGCCTTTCCTCAACCCTGAGATCCCAGATCAGTTCTACAGGCTCTGGCTCTCACTTTTCCTCCATGCTGG GATCCTTCACTGCCTAGTGTCAGTGGCTTTTCAGATGACCATCCTGAGGGACCTGGAGAAGCTTGCTGGCTGGCTGCGTATCTCAATCATTTACATCATCAGTGGCATCACTGGCAACTTAGCATCAGCCATCTTCCTGCCCTACAGAGCTGAG GTGGGTCCAGCAGGCTCTCAGTTCGGGATCCTGGCCTGCCTGTTCGTAGAGTTGTTCCAGAGCTGGCAGATCCTGGCGCAGCCCTGGAGAGCCTTCACCAAACTGCTGTGTGTGGTGCTCTTCCTCTTTGCCTTTGGGCTCCTGCCCTGGATTGACAATTTTGCCCATATCAGCGGCTTCATCTCCGGCTTCTTCCTGTCCTTCGCCTTCTTACCCTACATCAGTTTCGGCCGCATGGACCTGTACCGCAAACGCTGTCAGATCATCGTCTTCCTGCTGGTGTTTGTCGGGCTCTTCTCAGGCCTCGTGGTGCTCTTCTACGTCTACCCAATCAAGTGCGAGTGGTGTGAGTTGCTTACCTGTATCCCTTTCACGGACAAATTCTGCGAGAAGTACGACCTCAACGCTCACCTGCACTGA
- the rhbdf1a gene encoding inactive rhomboid protein 1 isoform X1, which produces MAEPRRESTSSLQRKKPPWLRLDIPTAQMSLDEPPTFVQPVKRQGFLRSISMPVETSHLQSPPREFFDTRRPVLQRQSSITQTIKSSRRVHFERINTVPIKGQRAARRSTRKHHSLSRTLLRGTADWFGVSKDGDATQKWQRKSLRHCSMRYGKLKPQVIREMDLPSQDNISLTSTETPPPLYVPSSQHGMQKIVDPLARGRAFRMVEEVDGYSVPQTPITPGAASLCSFTSSRSGLNRLPRRRKRESVAKMSFRAAAALVKGRSLRDSTLRRAQRRSFTPASFMEEDMVDFPDELDTSFFARDILMQEELSTYTDEVFESPSEAAMKDAEPSSKKDETELTGSALDKTELERSHLMLPLERGWRKAKEGTPGPPKVPLRQEVVSVTGQRRGQRIVVPVKKLFAREKRPYGLGMVGKLTNRTYRKRIDSYVKRQIEDMDDHRPFFTYWITFVHLLITILAVCIYGIAPVGFSQHETVDSVLRNKGVYENVKFVQQENFWIGPGSESLIHLGAKYSPCMRQDKQVHDLIRKKRAVERNSACCVRNDRSGCVQTSEEECSSTLAVWVKWPKHSSVPKLNGTDRQHGSVCHQDPRICLEPASVSPHDWPDDITKWPICTRYNTGNHTNLPHIDCTITGRPCCIGTKGRCEITSREYCDFMMGYFHEEATLCSQVHCMDDVCGLLPFLNPEIPDQFYRLWLSLFLHAGILHCLVSVAFQMTILRDLEKLAGWLRISIIYIISGITGNLASAIFLPYRAEVGPAGSQFGILACLFVELFQSWQILAQPWRAFTKLLCVVLFLFAFGLLPWIDNFAHISGFISGFFLSFAFLPYISFGRMDLYRKRCQIIVFLLVFVGLFSGLVVLFYVYPIKCEWCELLTCIPFTDKFCEKYDLNAHLH; this is translated from the exons ATGGCTGAACCACGGCGGGAGAGCACCAGCAGCCTGCAGAGGAAAAAACCTCCCTGGCTCCGATTGGACATTCCCACTGCTCAGATGTCACTAGACGAGCCTCCCACGTTTGTTcag CCGGTGAAGAGGCAGGGGTTCCTGCGCAGCATCAGCATGCCAGTGGAGACCTCTCACCTCCAGTCTCCACCCCGGGAATTCTTTGACACCCGGCGGCCGGTCTTACAACGCCAGTCATCCATCACTCAGACCATAAAGAG CAGCAGAAGGGTGCACTTTGAGCGGATTAACACGGTGCCCATTAAGGGGCAGCGGGCTGCTCGCCGCAGCACCAGGAAACACCACTCGCTCTCCAGAACTCTGCTCAG GGGAACAGCGGACTGGTTTGGAGTCAGTAAGGACGGCGATGCCACCCAGAAATGGCAAAGGAAGAGCCTTCGCCACTGCAGCATGCGCTACGGGAAGCTGAAACCGCAGGTGATCCGAGAGATGGATTTGCCCAGCCAGGACAACATCTCCTTAACCAGCACGGAGACCCCGCCTCCTCTCTACGTCCCCTCCTCCCAGCATGGCATGCAGAAG ATTGTGGACCCACTGGCACGAGGGCGAGCCTTTCGTATGGTAGAGGAGGTAGATGGCTACAGTGTGCCTCAGACCCCCATCACCCCCGGTGCTGCCTCGCTATGCTCCTTCACCAGCTCCCGCTCAGGTCTCAACCGACTGCCTCGACGACGGAAGAGGGAGTCTGTGGCGAAGATGAGTTTCAGGGCGGCTGCAGCGCTAGTAAAG GGGCGCTCATTACGAGACAGCACTCTACGACGGGCCCAAAGACGGAGCTTCACCCCAGCCAGCTTCATGGAGGAGGACATGGTGGACTTTCCTGATGAACTCGACACATCTTTCTTTGCCAGA GATATTCTGATGCAGGAGGAGCTGTCCACGTACACAGACGAGGTGTTTGAGAGTCCATCTGAGGCAGCCATGAAAGACGCGGAGCCCAGCAGCAAGAAGGACGAGACCGAGCTGACAGGCAGCGCCCTGGATAAGACTGAGCTGGAGAGAAGTCATCTCATGTT ACCTCTGGAGCGAGGCTGGCGTAAAGCCAAAGAAGGAACTCCTGGACCACCAAAGGTGCCCTTACGGCAGGAGGTGGTGAGTGTGACGGGTCAGCGGCGCGGTCAGCGCATAGTTGTACCTGTCAAGAAGCTGTTTGCCCGAGAAAAGAGGCCTTATGGATTGGGCATGGTCGGGAAGCTCACAAACCGCACCTACCGGAAGCGTATTGACAGCTACGTCAAGAGGCAGATAGAGGACATGGATGACCACAG GCCTTTTTTTACCTACTGGATCACATTTGTCCATTTACTTATCACTATCCTGGCTGTATGCATCTATGGTATTGCACCAGTGGGCTTCTCCCAGCATGAGACAGTTGATTCT GTTTTAAGAAACAAAGGGGTGTATGAAAATGTCAAGTTTGTACAGCAGGAGAACTTTTGGATCGGGCCGGGTTCG GAATCTCTGATCCACTTGGGGGCCAAATACTCTCCATGCATGCGGCAGGACAAGCAAGTGCATGATCTTATCAGGAAAAAGAGAGCTGTTGAACGCAACTCTGCCTGCTGTGTGCGAAACGATCGCTCCGGCTGTGTCCAAACCTCAGAGGAGGAATGCTCG AGTACTCTAGCTGTGTGGGTGAAGTGGCCGAAGCATTCCAGCGTTCCTAAGTTAAATGGTACAGACAGACAGCATGGCTCTGTGTGCCACCAGGATCCCAG GATATGTTTAGAGCCTGCCTCAGTATCACCTCATGACTGGCCTGATGACATCACAAAGTGGCCG ATTTGCACCAGGTACAACACAGGGAACCACACCAACCTGCCTCACATAGACTGTACCATCACAGGCCGACCCTGCTGCATTGGAACCAAAGGGAG GTGTGAAATCACATCTCGGGAGTATTGTGACTTCATGATGGGCTACTTTCATGAGGAGGCTACACTCTGCTCTCAA GTGCATTGCATGGATGATGTCTGTGGACTCTTGCCTTTCCTCAACCCTGAGATCCCAGATCAGTTCTACAGGCTCTGGCTCTCACTTTTCCTCCATGCTGG GATCCTTCACTGCCTAGTGTCAGTGGCTTTTCAGATGACCATCCTGAGGGACCTGGAGAAGCTTGCTGGCTGGCTGCGTATCTCAATCATTTACATCATCAGTGGCATCACTGGCAACTTAGCATCAGCCATCTTCCTGCCCTACAGAGCTGAG GTGGGTCCAGCAGGCTCTCAGTTCGGGATCCTGGCCTGCCTGTTCGTAGAGTTGTTCCAGAGCTGGCAGATCCTGGCGCAGCCCTGGAGAGCCTTCACCAAACTGCTGTGTGTGGTGCTCTTCCTCTTTGCCTTTGGGCTCCTGCCCTGGATTGACAATTTTGCCCATATCAGCGGCTTCATCTCCGGCTTCTTCCTGTCCTTCGCCTTCTTACCCTACATCAGTTTCGGCCGCATGGACCTGTACCGCAAACGCTGTCAGATCATCGTCTTCCTGCTGGTGTTTGTCGGGCTCTTCTCAGGCCTCGTGGTGCTCTTCTACGTCTACCCAATCAAGTGCGAGTGGTGTGAGTTGCTTACCTGTATCCCTTTCACGGACAAATTCTGCGAGAAGTACGACCTCAACGCTCACCTGCACTGA
- the rhbdf1a gene encoding inactive rhomboid protein 1 isoform X2 has protein sequence MAEPRRESTSSLQRKKPPWLRLDIPTAQMSLDEPPTFVQPVKRQGFLRSISMPVETSHLQSPPREFFDTRRPVLQRQSSITQTIKSRRVHFERINTVPIKGQRAARRSTRKHHSLSRTLLRGTADWFGVSKDGDATQKWQRKSLRHCSMRYGKLKPQVIREMDLPSQDNISLTSTETPPPLYVPSSQHGMQKIVDPLARGRAFRMVEEVDGYSVPQTPITPGAASLCSFTSSRSGLNRLPRRRKRESVAKMSFRAAAALVKGRSLRDSTLRRAQRRSFTPASFMEEDMVDFPDELDTSFFARDILMQEELSTYTDEVFESPSEAAMKDAEPSSKKDETELTGSALDKTELERSHLMLPLERGWRKAKEGTPGPPKVPLRQEVVSVTGQRRGQRIVVPVKKLFAREKRPYGLGMVGKLTNRTYRKRIDSYVKRQIEDMDDHRPFFTYWITFVHLLITILAVCIYGIAPVGFSQHETVDSVLRNKGVYENVKFVQQENFWIGPGSESLIHLGAKYSPCMRQDKQVHDLIRKKRAVERNSACCVRNDRSGCVQTSEEECSSTLAVWVKWPKHSSVPKLNGTDRQHGSVCHQDPRICLEPASVSPHDWPDDITKWPICTRYNTGNHTNLPHIDCTITGRPCCIGTKGRCEITSREYCDFMMGYFHEEATLCSQVHCMDDVCGLLPFLNPEIPDQFYRLWLSLFLHAGILHCLVSVAFQMTILRDLEKLAGWLRISIIYIISGITGNLASAIFLPYRAEVGPAGSQFGILACLFVELFQSWQILAQPWRAFTKLLCVVLFLFAFGLLPWIDNFAHISGFISGFFLSFAFLPYISFGRMDLYRKRCQIIVFLLVFVGLFSGLVVLFYVYPIKCEWCELLTCIPFTDKFCEKYDLNAHLH, from the exons ATGGCTGAACCACGGCGGGAGAGCACCAGCAGCCTGCAGAGGAAAAAACCTCCCTGGCTCCGATTGGACATTCCCACTGCTCAGATGTCACTAGACGAGCCTCCCACGTTTGTTcag CCGGTGAAGAGGCAGGGGTTCCTGCGCAGCATCAGCATGCCAGTGGAGACCTCTCACCTCCAGTCTCCACCCCGGGAATTCTTTGACACCCGGCGGCCGGTCTTACAACGCCAGTCATCCATCACTCAGACCATAAAGAG CAGAAGGGTGCACTTTGAGCGGATTAACACGGTGCCCATTAAGGGGCAGCGGGCTGCTCGCCGCAGCACCAGGAAACACCACTCGCTCTCCAGAACTCTGCTCAG GGGAACAGCGGACTGGTTTGGAGTCAGTAAGGACGGCGATGCCACCCAGAAATGGCAAAGGAAGAGCCTTCGCCACTGCAGCATGCGCTACGGGAAGCTGAAACCGCAGGTGATCCGAGAGATGGATTTGCCCAGCCAGGACAACATCTCCTTAACCAGCACGGAGACCCCGCCTCCTCTCTACGTCCCCTCCTCCCAGCATGGCATGCAGAAG ATTGTGGACCCACTGGCACGAGGGCGAGCCTTTCGTATGGTAGAGGAGGTAGATGGCTACAGTGTGCCTCAGACCCCCATCACCCCCGGTGCTGCCTCGCTATGCTCCTTCACCAGCTCCCGCTCAGGTCTCAACCGACTGCCTCGACGACGGAAGAGGGAGTCTGTGGCGAAGATGAGTTTCAGGGCGGCTGCAGCGCTAGTAAAG GGGCGCTCATTACGAGACAGCACTCTACGACGGGCCCAAAGACGGAGCTTCACCCCAGCCAGCTTCATGGAGGAGGACATGGTGGACTTTCCTGATGAACTCGACACATCTTTCTTTGCCAGA GATATTCTGATGCAGGAGGAGCTGTCCACGTACACAGACGAGGTGTTTGAGAGTCCATCTGAGGCAGCCATGAAAGACGCGGAGCCCAGCAGCAAGAAGGACGAGACCGAGCTGACAGGCAGCGCCCTGGATAAGACTGAGCTGGAGAGAAGTCATCTCATGTT ACCTCTGGAGCGAGGCTGGCGTAAAGCCAAAGAAGGAACTCCTGGACCACCAAAGGTGCCCTTACGGCAGGAGGTGGTGAGTGTGACGGGTCAGCGGCGCGGTCAGCGCATAGTTGTACCTGTCAAGAAGCTGTTTGCCCGAGAAAAGAGGCCTTATGGATTGGGCATGGTCGGGAAGCTCACAAACCGCACCTACCGGAAGCGTATTGACAGCTACGTCAAGAGGCAGATAGAGGACATGGATGACCACAG GCCTTTTTTTACCTACTGGATCACATTTGTCCATTTACTTATCACTATCCTGGCTGTATGCATCTATGGTATTGCACCAGTGGGCTTCTCCCAGCATGAGACAGTTGATTCT GTTTTAAGAAACAAAGGGGTGTATGAAAATGTCAAGTTTGTACAGCAGGAGAACTTTTGGATCGGGCCGGGTTCG GAATCTCTGATCCACTTGGGGGCCAAATACTCTCCATGCATGCGGCAGGACAAGCAAGTGCATGATCTTATCAGGAAAAAGAGAGCTGTTGAACGCAACTCTGCCTGCTGTGTGCGAAACGATCGCTCCGGCTGTGTCCAAACCTCAGAGGAGGAATGCTCG AGTACTCTAGCTGTGTGGGTGAAGTGGCCGAAGCATTCCAGCGTTCCTAAGTTAAATGGTACAGACAGACAGCATGGCTCTGTGTGCCACCAGGATCCCAG GATATGTTTAGAGCCTGCCTCAGTATCACCTCATGACTGGCCTGATGACATCACAAAGTGGCCG ATTTGCACCAGGTACAACACAGGGAACCACACCAACCTGCCTCACATAGACTGTACCATCACAGGCCGACCCTGCTGCATTGGAACCAAAGGGAG GTGTGAAATCACATCTCGGGAGTATTGTGACTTCATGATGGGCTACTTTCATGAGGAGGCTACACTCTGCTCTCAA GTGCATTGCATGGATGATGTCTGTGGACTCTTGCCTTTCCTCAACCCTGAGATCCCAGATCAGTTCTACAGGCTCTGGCTCTCACTTTTCCTCCATGCTGG GATCCTTCACTGCCTAGTGTCAGTGGCTTTTCAGATGACCATCCTGAGGGACCTGGAGAAGCTTGCTGGCTGGCTGCGTATCTCAATCATTTACATCATCAGTGGCATCACTGGCAACTTAGCATCAGCCATCTTCCTGCCCTACAGAGCTGAG GTGGGTCCAGCAGGCTCTCAGTTCGGGATCCTGGCCTGCCTGTTCGTAGAGTTGTTCCAGAGCTGGCAGATCCTGGCGCAGCCCTGGAGAGCCTTCACCAAACTGCTGTGTGTGGTGCTCTTCCTCTTTGCCTTTGGGCTCCTGCCCTGGATTGACAATTTTGCCCATATCAGCGGCTTCATCTCCGGCTTCTTCCTGTCCTTCGCCTTCTTACCCTACATCAGTTTCGGCCGCATGGACCTGTACCGCAAACGCTGTCAGATCATCGTCTTCCTGCTGGTGTTTGTCGGGCTCTTCTCAGGCCTCGTGGTGCTCTTCTACGTCTACCCAATCAAGTGCGAGTGGTGTGAGTTGCTTACCTGTATCCCTTTCACGGACAAATTCTGCGAGAAGTACGACCTCAACGCTCACCTGCACTGA
- the rhbdf1a gene encoding inactive rhomboid protein 1 isoform X3 codes for MAEPRRESTSSLQRKKPPWLRLDIPTAQMSLDEPPTFVQPVKRQGFLRSISMPVETSHLQSPPREFFDTRRPVLQRQSSITQTIKRGTADWFGVSKDGDATQKWQRKSLRHCSMRYGKLKPQVIREMDLPSQDNISLTSTETPPPLYVPSSQHGMQKIVDPLARGRAFRMVEEVDGYSVPQTPITPGAASLCSFTSSRSGLNRLPRRRKRESVAKMSFRAAAALVKGRSLRDSTLRRAQRRSFTPASFMEEDMVDFPDELDTSFFARDILMQEELSTYTDEVFESPSEAAMKDAEPSSKKDETELTGSALDKTELERSHLMLPLERGWRKAKEGTPGPPKVPLRQEVVSVTGQRRGQRIVVPVKKLFAREKRPYGLGMVGKLTNRTYRKRIDSYVKRQIEDMDDHRPFFTYWITFVHLLITILAVCIYGIAPVGFSQHETVDSVLRNKGVYENVKFVQQENFWIGPGSESLIHLGAKYSPCMRQDKQVHDLIRKKRAVERNSACCVRNDRSGCVQTSEEECSSTLAVWVKWPKHSSVPKLNGTDRQHGSVCHQDPRICLEPASVSPHDWPDDITKWPICTRYNTGNHTNLPHIDCTITGRPCCIGTKGRCEITSREYCDFMMGYFHEEATLCSQVHCMDDVCGLLPFLNPEIPDQFYRLWLSLFLHAGILHCLVSVAFQMTILRDLEKLAGWLRISIIYIISGITGNLASAIFLPYRAEVGPAGSQFGILACLFVELFQSWQILAQPWRAFTKLLCVVLFLFAFGLLPWIDNFAHISGFISGFFLSFAFLPYISFGRMDLYRKRCQIIVFLLVFVGLFSGLVVLFYVYPIKCEWCELLTCIPFTDKFCEKYDLNAHLH; via the exons ATGGCTGAACCACGGCGGGAGAGCACCAGCAGCCTGCAGAGGAAAAAACCTCCCTGGCTCCGATTGGACATTCCCACTGCTCAGATGTCACTAGACGAGCCTCCCACGTTTGTTcag CCGGTGAAGAGGCAGGGGTTCCTGCGCAGCATCAGCATGCCAGTGGAGACCTCTCACCTCCAGTCTCCACCCCGGGAATTCTTTGACACCCGGCGGCCGGTCTTACAACGCCAGTCATCCATCACTCAGACCATAAAGAG GGGAACAGCGGACTGGTTTGGAGTCAGTAAGGACGGCGATGCCACCCAGAAATGGCAAAGGAAGAGCCTTCGCCACTGCAGCATGCGCTACGGGAAGCTGAAACCGCAGGTGATCCGAGAGATGGATTTGCCCAGCCAGGACAACATCTCCTTAACCAGCACGGAGACCCCGCCTCCTCTCTACGTCCCCTCCTCCCAGCATGGCATGCAGAAG ATTGTGGACCCACTGGCACGAGGGCGAGCCTTTCGTATGGTAGAGGAGGTAGATGGCTACAGTGTGCCTCAGACCCCCATCACCCCCGGTGCTGCCTCGCTATGCTCCTTCACCAGCTCCCGCTCAGGTCTCAACCGACTGCCTCGACGACGGAAGAGGGAGTCTGTGGCGAAGATGAGTTTCAGGGCGGCTGCAGCGCTAGTAAAG GGGCGCTCATTACGAGACAGCACTCTACGACGGGCCCAAAGACGGAGCTTCACCCCAGCCAGCTTCATGGAGGAGGACATGGTGGACTTTCCTGATGAACTCGACACATCTTTCTTTGCCAGA GATATTCTGATGCAGGAGGAGCTGTCCACGTACACAGACGAGGTGTTTGAGAGTCCATCTGAGGCAGCCATGAAAGACGCGGAGCCCAGCAGCAAGAAGGACGAGACCGAGCTGACAGGCAGCGCCCTGGATAAGACTGAGCTGGAGAGAAGTCATCTCATGTT ACCTCTGGAGCGAGGCTGGCGTAAAGCCAAAGAAGGAACTCCTGGACCACCAAAGGTGCCCTTACGGCAGGAGGTGGTGAGTGTGACGGGTCAGCGGCGCGGTCAGCGCATAGTTGTACCTGTCAAGAAGCTGTTTGCCCGAGAAAAGAGGCCTTATGGATTGGGCATGGTCGGGAAGCTCACAAACCGCACCTACCGGAAGCGTATTGACAGCTACGTCAAGAGGCAGATAGAGGACATGGATGACCACAG GCCTTTTTTTACCTACTGGATCACATTTGTCCATTTACTTATCACTATCCTGGCTGTATGCATCTATGGTATTGCACCAGTGGGCTTCTCCCAGCATGAGACAGTTGATTCT GTTTTAAGAAACAAAGGGGTGTATGAAAATGTCAAGTTTGTACAGCAGGAGAACTTTTGGATCGGGCCGGGTTCG GAATCTCTGATCCACTTGGGGGCCAAATACTCTCCATGCATGCGGCAGGACAAGCAAGTGCATGATCTTATCAGGAAAAAGAGAGCTGTTGAACGCAACTCTGCCTGCTGTGTGCGAAACGATCGCTCCGGCTGTGTCCAAACCTCAGAGGAGGAATGCTCG AGTACTCTAGCTGTGTGGGTGAAGTGGCCGAAGCATTCCAGCGTTCCTAAGTTAAATGGTACAGACAGACAGCATGGCTCTGTGTGCCACCAGGATCCCAG GATATGTTTAGAGCCTGCCTCAGTATCACCTCATGACTGGCCTGATGACATCACAAAGTGGCCG ATTTGCACCAGGTACAACACAGGGAACCACACCAACCTGCCTCACATAGACTGTACCATCACAGGCCGACCCTGCTGCATTGGAACCAAAGGGAG GTGTGAAATCACATCTCGGGAGTATTGTGACTTCATGATGGGCTACTTTCATGAGGAGGCTACACTCTGCTCTCAA GTGCATTGCATGGATGATGTCTGTGGACTCTTGCCTTTCCTCAACCCTGAGATCCCAGATCAGTTCTACAGGCTCTGGCTCTCACTTTTCCTCCATGCTGG GATCCTTCACTGCCTAGTGTCAGTGGCTTTTCAGATGACCATCCTGAGGGACCTGGAGAAGCTTGCTGGCTGGCTGCGTATCTCAATCATTTACATCATCAGTGGCATCACTGGCAACTTAGCATCAGCCATCTTCCTGCCCTACAGAGCTGAG GTGGGTCCAGCAGGCTCTCAGTTCGGGATCCTGGCCTGCCTGTTCGTAGAGTTGTTCCAGAGCTGGCAGATCCTGGCGCAGCCCTGGAGAGCCTTCACCAAACTGCTGTGTGTGGTGCTCTTCCTCTTTGCCTTTGGGCTCCTGCCCTGGATTGACAATTTTGCCCATATCAGCGGCTTCATCTCCGGCTTCTTCCTGTCCTTCGCCTTCTTACCCTACATCAGTTTCGGCCGCATGGACCTGTACCGCAAACGCTGTCAGATCATCGTCTTCCTGCTGGTGTTTGTCGGGCTCTTCTCAGGCCTCGTGGTGCTCTTCTACGTCTACCCAATCAAGTGCGAGTGGTGTGAGTTGCTTACCTGTATCCCTTTCACGGACAAATTCTGCGAGAAGTACGACCTCAACGCTCACCTGCACTGA